One window of the Leptotrichia massiliensis genome contains the following:
- a CDS encoding autotransporter-associated N-terminal domain-containing protein: MTNNIRKIKQDLRSYAKRCKDVHYTESLLITFLITGMLFATNNLFSAPKDANIENQRQTISTSIKNLYQQVKATRKENDKLLKNTNLELIQLMEQGDHVVKAPWSSWQYGINYFNNNWNGTYKGRGDKKLKYPYEGVFERSSNIYERTISPDSENYGLLSRNRRPNFASGSADGYGIASFKPVREPIIPFEVNAGIRPRSINKSAITIADKTAVIPTLPEAISFTPPTPVISVPTLPELPPPPTFNIQLGAYCNNMVGCGSIGTNGGPYNATYQGYARSVSGGTISSALVDGQPSLRYSWSDSRRGTMNPSILLKSYFDSDSSYTLNTNLTMSSINPVTSDTSLSSDNRQIFLVGGSRIATLDNASAGSTLTNAATINLEGPLTVGFEAQTDNLGSGNNNTADNRGLTNAGTITDAGETTSTALNGVLAINKSETLTGNNGITVTRDSNGYTGYKIGLILTREDEQQYDIYNLINSGTGTINFQGENSIGIQIFAPYDNGTTYSPNVVVLNDTGGTITMGGKESYGMKWSTRVSNSSTMENKGTINVSGNVVDSKNQPVNSLSSGIAVIENRNFTAGRSIRAYTGKVKNNGAINVSGGKGNTGMVLIVSAADDITNDANGTITVSSAKNTQNIAMRVDKGSFATDSPGTPEAINNGTINLDGDSSIGMIGTDANVVNNASKTIGTTASKTIINGIGIATSGGNLDNKGTVSLKGTTTDASNNVGIYLEKNTNSGNNPSGTLASTSNVTATGNKSTGVLVKDGTLNYGGATTVQGDGVSGLVIGNNTTTHTAVVTATSTGTITVNNGSSAAAGVYEYLDGTDKKKQGSYGIVVGKNSKLVSSGSNNVNVVADVKGAESIGLYSGEGAELEVGDHNVKASEGAVNYDADKGKITLKGTGTATTGQKSLLFYLGQDGSGKVSIDGTMTATIEGGTTPNERGNAFFYVGNGGDFGKSQIQGWAKNNFGDGTKTTLGNLTLNMNKGSRLFIAQNVGMDLSDTTGDAVSKATGANINGTDYKTFMLYLSKLTINQDVNLDNANDAYNQLEISNSSITNANTKTITGTKADQVAMAQENDSTLYARNKVTLSNEGTINLSGTGSTGIYAKYGELYNKATGVMTMGDKSTAIYGIQDSLIENAGKITIGSNSTGLYSEGSNTQTIKNTGEIESAGNDSVAISYKPDAALTPGTVLENTGKITMTGDRNTAMYATGTPGYTAKNSGTITLGDSASITSPNVGLYTDHNTVILQNTGKIESGNNTIGIYGHAVENSGDLKIGNAAIGIYSQSGNVNLTGGTITTGTDEAVGVYTVGSGQTVTNSGTSFNIGNNSFGFVNVGTGNTITSSISNVGLGDNNVYMYSNDKAGTVTNFTNITSTGEQNYGIYSAGTVTNNGNIDLSSGKGSVAIYSIKGGTATNNATITVGPSDVTSSLYSIGMGAGYDTIDTGNIVNKGTINVNGKYSIGMYASGAGSTATNNGDIFLNESNTTGIYADNGATAINNKNITTGSGTYTNTVGVYLGKDSKLINNPGASININAKNGVGVYLKGGIVENYGTITVNGVSKTNNSEIDGKLIYEFTVPDTGKGIGGVAIDAPAGAPTATITVNGVPQIPTVVNTTGRNPISVSASSIGLYVNTSGVNYTRSIDGLQNLTSEADLIIGNEAAESTNSKYILVNDPNIINPYKTAMLSNPNIKWNVYSGSIGWIATPTLDPNDGSITSLYMAKVPYTEWAGRKATPINSLDTYNFADGLEQRYGVKDLGTRERLIFTKLNGIGNNEEVLLYQAFDEMMGHQYGNLQQRINATGNLLDKEFKYLKHNWRNPSKQNNKIKVFGMRDEYNTDTAGIINYTSNAYGVAYVHEDEKIKMGNSSGWYAGAVTNRFKFKDIGSSREDQTILKAGVFKTMSPKGDHNGALQWTIGGDAFVGINAMKRRYLVVDEVFQAKSDYHSYGAALKTDLGYDIRMSERTHLRPYGALKMEYGKFNDIKEDRGEMRLEVKGNDYFSVKPEVGMEFRYVQPLAVRTNLTVGVTAAYENELGKVGDVNNKGRVRYTTADWFGIRGEKEDRRGNGKFDLNIGVDNTRFGVTVNGGYDTKGNNVRAGIGFRAIY, from the coding sequence ATGACAAATAACATCAGAAAAATAAAGCAGGATTTACGTTCCTATGCAAAAAGATGTAAGGATGTACATTATACTGAAAGTTTATTAATAACATTCCTAATAACAGGAATGCTTTTCGCAACAAATAATCTATTCTCAGCTCCAAAAGACGCAAATATTGAGAATCAAAGACAAACAATTTCTACGTCAATAAAAAATTTATATCAGCAAGTTAAAGCGACACGAAAAGAAAATGACAAATTATTAAAAAATACAAATCTTGAACTGATTCAATTAATGGAACAAGGAGATCACGTAGTCAAAGCACCTTGGAGTAGCTGGCAGTATGGAATAAACTATTTTAATAATAATTGGAATGGAACATATAAAGGACGTGGAGATAAGAAACTAAAATATCCATATGAAGGAGTATTTGAAAGAAGTTCAAATATTTATGAAAGAACAATCTCACCAGATAGTGAAAATTATGGATTGTTAAGTAGAAATAGAAGACCAAACTTTGCTTCAGGTTCAGCTGATGGATACGGTATAGCAAGTTTCAAACCAGTAAGAGAGCCAATTATACCATTTGAAGTAAATGCTGGGATACGTCCAAGAAGTATAAATAAATCAGCAATTACAATAGCTGATAAAACAGCTGTTATTCCTACTTTGCCAGAGGCAATTAGCTTTACACCGCCTACACCTGTGATAAGTGTGCCAACATTACCAGAATTACCGCCACCACCAACTTTTAATATACAGTTAGGGGCTTATTGTAATAATATGGTAGGTTGCGGTAGTATAGGTACAAATGGAGGACCATACAATGCCACATATCAAGGTTATGCTAGATCAGTAAGTGGTGGAACTATATCAAGTGCACTTGTTGATGGACAACCTTCACTAAGATATTCTTGGAGTGATTCACGTAGAGGAACTATGAATCCATCTATTTTATTAAAATCATATTTTGATAGTGATAGTAGTTATACATTAAATACTAATTTAACTATGTCTTCTATAAATCCGGTAACAAGTGATACTTCATTATCTAGTGATAACAGGCAAATTTTCTTAGTAGGAGGTTCAAGAATAGCAACATTGGATAACGCATCAGCAGGCTCAACTCTTACAAATGCTGCAACAATAAATCTGGAAGGTCCGTTAACAGTAGGATTTGAAGCACAGACAGATAATCTTGGAAGTGGTAATAACAATACTGCTGATAATAGAGGATTAACAAATGCAGGAACTATAACAGATGCAGGCGAAACAACTTCAACAGCTTTAAATGGTGTTCTTGCAATAAATAAGAGTGAGACTCTTACAGGAAATAATGGAATAACAGTAACAAGAGATTCTAATGGTTATACTGGATATAAAATAGGGTTAATATTAACTCGTGAAGATGAACAACAATATGATATTTATAATTTAATCAATTCTGGTACTGGAACAATAAACTTTCAAGGTGAAAATTCAATAGGAATTCAGATATTTGCTCCTTACGATAATGGTACTACTTATTCTCCTAATGTTGTGGTTCTTAATGATACAGGTGGAACTATAACTATGGGTGGAAAAGAAAGTTACGGTATGAAATGGTCTACTCGTGTATCAAATAGCAGTACAATGGAAAATAAAGGGACAATCAATGTAAGTGGAAATGTAGTAGATTCTAAAAATCAACCAGTAAACTCGTTATCATCAGGAATTGCAGTTATAGAAAATCGAAATTTTACTGCTGGAAGATCGATAAGAGCATATACAGGAAAAGTTAAGAATAATGGAGCAATAAATGTATCTGGTGGTAAAGGTAACACAGGTATGGTTTTAATTGTAAGTGCTGCTGATGATATAACAAATGATGCAAATGGAACGATTACAGTTAGCAGTGCAAAAAATACACAAAATATTGCAATGAGAGTGGACAAAGGTTCGTTTGCAACAGATTCGCCTGGTACACCTGAAGCAATAAATAATGGAACAATTAATTTAGACGGTGATTCATCAATAGGGATGATTGGAACAGATGCGAATGTTGTAAATAATGCTAGTAAAACAATTGGAACTACTGCGAGCAAGACAATTATTAACGGTATTGGGATAGCAACTAGTGGTGGAAACCTTGACAATAAAGGAACAGTTAGCTTGAAAGGTACTACTACAGATGCTTCAAATAATGTTGGAATTTATCTTGAAAAAAATACAAATAGCGGAAATAATCCATCAGGAACACTTGCTTCAACAAGTAATGTTACTGCAACAGGAAACAAATCAACAGGTGTATTGGTTAAAGATGGAACTTTGAACTATGGTGGTGCTACAACTGTTCAAGGTGACGGAGTTTCAGGATTAGTTATAGGGAACAATACAACTACACATACTGCTGTTGTAACAGCTACATCGACTGGAACTATAACAGTGAATAATGGAAGTTCAGCTGCTGCTGGAGTTTATGAATACTTAGATGGTACAGATAAGAAAAAACAAGGTTCATACGGTATTGTTGTAGGTAAGAATTCAAAACTTGTAAGTAGCGGAAGCAACAATGTAAATGTAGTTGCTGATGTAAAAGGTGCAGAATCAATAGGGCTGTACTCTGGAGAAGGAGCTGAACTTGAAGTTGGAGATCATAATGTAAAAGCATCTGAAGGTGCAGTAAACTATGATGCTGACAAAGGTAAAATTACTTTAAAAGGTACAGGAACTGCAACTACAGGACAGAAATCATTGCTGTTCTATCTAGGGCAAGATGGGTCTGGAAAGGTTTCTATAGATGGAACTATGACAGCAACTATTGAAGGTGGGACAACTCCTAATGAAAGAGGTAATGCCTTCTTCTATGTAGGAAATGGTGGAGACTTTGGAAAATCTCAAATTCAAGGATGGGCAAAGAATAACTTTGGAGATGGGACAAAGACAACTTTAGGAAATTTAACATTGAATATGAATAAAGGTTCAAGACTATTTATTGCTCAAAATGTTGGAATGGATTTATCTGATACAACAGGAGATGCTGTTTCAAAGGCTACAGGAGCAAATATAAATGGAACTGACTATAAGACATTTATGCTATATTTGAGTAAATTGACAATTAATCAGGATGTAAACCTAGATAATGCTAACGATGCATACAATCAGCTTGAAATTTCAAATTCATCAATAACAAATGCGAATACTAAGACTATCACAGGAACAAAAGCTGATCAGGTTGCAATGGCTCAAGAAAATGATAGTACACTGTATGCGAGAAACAAAGTTACATTGTCAAATGAAGGAACAATTAACTTAAGTGGTACAGGATCTACAGGAATTTACGCTAAATACGGAGAATTGTATAACAAAGCAACAGGTGTTATGACAATGGGTGACAAATCAACTGCCATTTATGGAATTCAAGACTCACTAATTGAAAATGCAGGTAAAATTACGATAGGTTCAAATTCAACTGGACTGTACTCTGAAGGATCTAATACGCAAACAATAAAAAATACAGGAGAGATAGAATCAGCAGGAAATGATTCGGTTGCAATATCTTACAAACCAGATGCAGCACTTACTCCAGGAACAGTTCTTGAAAATACAGGTAAAATCACAATGACAGGTGACAGAAATACAGCAATGTATGCAACAGGTACGCCTGGATACACGGCTAAGAACAGTGGAACAATTACATTGGGAGATTCAGCATCAATTACGAGTCCTAACGTTGGACTTTATACGGATCATAACACTGTAATATTACAAAATACAGGTAAAATAGAGTCTGGAAACAACACAATTGGAATATATGGACATGCTGTAGAAAATTCAGGTGACTTGAAGATAGGAAATGCAGCAATTGGAATTTATTCTCAAAGTGGAAATGTTAATCTGACAGGAGGAACAATTACAACTGGAACTGATGAGGCAGTTGGAGTTTATACAGTAGGAAGTGGACAAACAGTTACAAATAGTGGTACATCATTTAACATTGGAAATAATTCATTTGGATTTGTAAACGTTGGAACTGGAAATACAATAACTTCAAGTATTTCAAATGTAGGACTTGGAGACAATAATGTGTACATGTATTCAAATGATAAAGCAGGTACAGTAACAAACTTTACAAACATAACTTCTACTGGAGAACAGAACTATGGAATCTATTCAGCAGGTACAGTAACAAATAATGGAAATATTGACTTGTCGAGTGGAAAAGGAAGTGTGGCAATTTACAGTATTAAAGGAGGAACTGCAACAAATAATGCAACAATCACTGTAGGACCATCTGATGTTACAAGCAGCCTTTACTCAATAGGTATGGGAGCAGGATATGATACGATTGATACAGGAAACATTGTGAACAAGGGAACAATTAATGTAAATGGTAAATACAGTATAGGAATGTATGCAAGTGGAGCAGGAAGTACTGCGACAAATAATGGGGATATTTTCTTGAACGAAAGTAACACAACAGGTATTTATGCTGACAATGGAGCGACAGCAATAAATAACAAAAATATTACAACAGGTTCAGGAACTTATACGAATACGGTTGGAGTATATCTAGGAAAAGATTCTAAACTGATAAATAATCCTGGAGCATCAATTAATATAAATGCCAAGAACGGTGTAGGAGTCTACTTAAAAGGAGGAATAGTAGAAAACTACGGAACTATAACAGTAAATGGTGTTTCTAAAACAAATAACAGTGAGATAGATGGTAAACTGATATATGAATTTACAGTTCCTGACACAGGAAAAGGAATAGGAGGAGTAGCAATTGATGCACCTGCAGGAGCACCTACTGCGACAATTACTGTAAATGGAGTACCACAAATACCGACAGTTGTAAATACGACAGGAAGAAATCCAATATCAGTATCAGCTTCAAGTATTGGTCTATATGTAAATACATCAGGAGTTAACTACACAAGATCAATAGATGGACTGCAAAACTTGACAAGTGAAGCAGATTTAATCATTGGTAATGAGGCAGCTGAATCAACAAACAGTAAATATATATTAGTAAATGACCCTAATATAATAAATCCGTATAAAACAGCAATGCTAAGTAATCCAAACATTAAATGGAATGTGTATTCAGGATCAATAGGATGGATTGCAACTCCAACACTGGATCCAAATGATGGTTCAATAACAAGCCTATACATGGCAAAAGTGCCGTACACAGAATGGGCTGGAAGAAAAGCAACACCAATAAACAGTTTAGACACATATAACTTTGCAGATGGATTGGAGCAAAGATATGGAGTAAAAGATTTAGGAACTAGGGAAAGATTAATATTTACAAAACTGAATGGAATTGGAAACAACGAAGAAGTATTGTTGTATCAAGCATTTGATGAAATGATGGGACATCAGTATGGAAACTTACAGCAAAGAATCAATGCTACAGGAAACTTACTTGACAAAGAGTTTAAATACTTAAAACACAACTGGAGAAATCCATCTAAACAAAACAACAAGATTAAAGTGTTTGGTATGAGAGATGAATACAACACTGATACAGCAGGAATCATCAACTATACAAGCAATGCCTATGGTGTAGCTTATGTTCATGAAGATGAAAAGATTAAGATGGGTAACTCAAGCGGATGGTATGCAGGAGCAGTAACAAATAGATTTAAGTTCAAGGATATTGGAAGCTCAAGAGAAGATCAGACAATACTTAAAGCAGGAGTATTTAAAACTATGTCACCAAAAGGAGACCATAATGGAGCATTGCAATGGACAATTGGTGGAGATGCATTTGTAGGTATTAATGCAATGAAACGTAGATACTTGGTTGTAGATGAAGTGTTCCAGGCTAAATCAGACTATCATTCTTATGGTGCAGCACTTAAAACAGATTTAGGATATGACATTAGAATGAGTGAAAGAACACATTTACGTCCATATGGAGCGTTGAAGATGGAATATGGTAAATTCAATGACATCAAAGAAGATAGAGGGGAAATGAGACTGGAAGTAAAAGGAAACGACTATTTCTCAGTTAAACCTGAAGTTGGAATGGAATTCAGATATGTACAGCCACTTGCAGTAAGAACAAACTTAACAGTAGGAGTAACAGCTGCGTATGAAAATGAGCTAGGAAAAGTTGGAGATGTGAACAATAAGGGAAGAGTAAGATATACGACAGCAGACTGGTTTGGAATCAGAGGAGAAAAAGAGGATAGACGAGGGAATGGTAAGTTTGACTTAAATATTGGAGTGGATAACACAAGATTCGGAGTTACAGTAAATGGAGGATATGACACTAAAGGAAATAACGTAAGGGCAGGAATAGGATTTAGAGCTATTTACTAG
- a CDS encoding type II toxin-antitoxin system RelB/DinJ family antitoxin gives MNLQIDDTIKKNAEQAYSDMGFSLSATIKKLGSERRIPFEISADSFYSKQNMEHLNQSIQNVKEGKTTLKEHELIEVE, from the coding sequence ATTAATTTACAAATTGATGATACCATCAAGAAAAATGCTGAACAGGCATACTCTGACATGGGATTTTCTTTATCAGCCACTATAAAAAAATTAGGTTCTGAAAGACGTATACCATTTGAAATAAGCGCAGATTCATTTTATAGCAAACAAAATATGGAACATCTAAATCAATCAATCCAAAATGTAAAAGAGGGAAAAACTACATTAAAAGAACACGAATTAATTGAGGTGGAATAG